Proteins encoded together in one Planctopirus ephydatiae window:
- the infB gene encoding translation initiation factor IF-2, whose amino-acid sequence MKIRIFALAKELDMDSRLLIEHCAKAGIVVKNSALASISPEERDRVLAIIRNGGSTTVMTAPGGEAPVTPQREEHVRELAGAVRKLRDMISKSPAAKPTASGNLQPVHEAPRELDGEFSPEVQEVEAQEDSFGQTEATVVGSHDTEVSTEIEASTEAAITTADVAGETDSGDESSSATVESVTPPTPVREHQMTSRGSVSAKGNAGTDASQGAGSKTLQRSAPGAGNGGEGGTSQPSQDSANRVSGVPERPSMPSRMAGGPMRAVGSRPMRDMGMSSRGTPSRGEQAATQGPPAPGGGAAPPVNRGGNEPSNRPRMNVPGVANLAPFSGGPVARKEDVKAQVPDIRIDIKGKLVTHSPLGDRVAGSGGRRGSDEKNKADLADIMEGRAGGKKADKNALGAGMEEVREARRVKRTKDVRSSEEEEVAERKAVRKLIRRPGQKQTTQLKTTAEIEPPLTVRSLSEAIGRPAKQILGILFKRGEMLTINSLLHEETALELSLELGVDLKIVKPKDVEDELQEYIDLPDDPSVLENRPPIITILGHVDHGKTTLVDKLRSANVAASEHGGITQHIAAYQVTKNGQKLTFVDTPGHAAFGEMRARGANVTDIVVLVVAANDGVMPQTVECIAHAKAAGVPLVVALNKVDLPDRNEQRVLQELAAQNVLAAEWGGDTEVVRTSGLSGEGLDELLETLLLTAELNEFKANSQRPATGACLEAFRDEGRGPLAWLIVQKGTLRRGDVVLCGQAYGKVRSIFNEHQQELDEAPPSTPVMLAGLDIVPAPGDKFVVLDDLDLAREIAERRRMAGRQVSLSSRGGKRTLEDILNAAREGEIQDLGVIVKADTPGSLEALRSEIGKFEHPEVRVRILHEGVGGVNESDVYLASASSAIIIAFHVIPEDRAAALALQENVEIRRYNIIYEVIDEIKQTLEGMLKPAKKEVTLGRAIVLQTFNISRFGTIAGCRVLNGTIERTNRIHVIRDQKVLNSYAIASLRREKDDSREVREGMECGIRLEGFNDVKEGDLLEAYKIEEVKRTFD is encoded by the coding sequence TTGAAGATTCGAATTTTCGCTCTTGCCAAAGAGCTCGATATGGACAGCAGGCTGTTGATCGAGCACTGCGCTAAGGCTGGCATTGTGGTCAAGAACTCTGCCCTGGCCAGTATCTCGCCAGAGGAACGCGATCGTGTTCTGGCAATTATCCGCAACGGTGGTTCAACCACCGTGATGACTGCTCCGGGAGGTGAAGCTCCTGTGACGCCCCAGCGCGAAGAACATGTTCGTGAGCTGGCGGGAGCGGTTCGCAAACTTCGGGATATGATTTCCAAATCCCCCGCGGCTAAGCCGACAGCTTCAGGAAATCTCCAACCTGTTCACGAAGCTCCCCGGGAGCTGGATGGAGAGTTTTCGCCCGAAGTTCAAGAGGTTGAGGCTCAGGAAGACTCATTCGGGCAGACTGAGGCGACTGTCGTTGGCTCGCACGACACCGAAGTTTCGACTGAAATCGAAGCATCCACAGAAGCAGCGATTACCACTGCCGATGTGGCTGGTGAAACCGATTCTGGTGACGAATCAAGCTCTGCGACTGTCGAGTCAGTGACTCCGCCAACACCTGTGCGTGAACACCAGATGACCTCGCGTGGTTCTGTCAGTGCGAAAGGCAATGCTGGAACTGATGCTTCACAGGGTGCCGGTTCCAAAACATTGCAGCGTTCGGCACCCGGCGCTGGGAATGGTGGGGAGGGTGGGACTTCGCAGCCATCACAGGATTCGGCCAATCGTGTTTCGGGTGTGCCGGAACGTCCTTCGATGCCTTCTCGCATGGCCGGTGGGCCGATGCGTGCGGTCGGCAGTCGCCCCATGCGTGATATGGGAATGAGCAGTCGAGGAACTCCTTCGCGAGGTGAGCAGGCAGCCACTCAAGGGCCGCCGGCTCCGGGTGGTGGAGCAGCACCCCCTGTGAATCGAGGAGGGAATGAGCCCTCCAACCGCCCCCGCATGAATGTGCCGGGTGTTGCGAATCTGGCGCCATTCAGTGGCGGCCCGGTCGCTCGTAAAGAAGACGTCAAAGCCCAGGTACCTGATATCCGTATTGATATCAAAGGTAAGCTGGTCACACATTCTCCTCTGGGAGATCGAGTCGCTGGTAGCGGTGGTCGCCGCGGCAGTGACGAAAAGAACAAAGCCGATCTTGCGGATATCATGGAGGGTCGTGCCGGTGGCAAAAAGGCAGATAAAAATGCCTTGGGTGCTGGTATGGAAGAAGTCCGTGAAGCCCGCCGGGTCAAGCGGACGAAAGATGTTCGTTCTTCTGAGGAAGAAGAAGTTGCCGAACGTAAGGCCGTTCGCAAGCTCATTCGTCGGCCCGGTCAGAAGCAAACCACACAGCTCAAAACAACAGCCGAAATTGAGCCACCACTCACTGTTCGCTCTCTTTCGGAAGCGATTGGCCGGCCGGCCAAGCAGATCCTTGGGATTCTCTTCAAACGTGGCGAAATGTTGACGATCAACAGCCTGCTGCATGAAGAGACAGCCCTCGAACTCTCTCTGGAACTGGGCGTTGATCTCAAGATCGTCAAACCCAAAGATGTCGAAGACGAACTGCAGGAATACATCGATCTCCCAGACGATCCCTCGGTTCTGGAAAATCGACCACCAATCATCACGATTCTCGGGCACGTCGATCACGGCAAGACGACTCTGGTCGACAAGCTTCGATCTGCGAACGTGGCTGCCTCCGAACATGGGGGTATTACCCAGCATATTGCAGCTTATCAGGTAACGAAGAATGGTCAGAAGCTGACATTCGTGGATACTCCCGGCCACGCGGCATTTGGTGAAATGCGTGCTCGCGGCGCCAACGTGACTGATATCGTTGTGCTGGTGGTGGCTGCGAATGACGGTGTCATGCCTCAGACTGTGGAATGTATTGCTCATGCCAAAGCCGCCGGTGTGCCACTGGTTGTCGCACTGAATAAGGTTGACCTGCCTGATCGAAATGAGCAGCGTGTCCTTCAGGAACTGGCTGCCCAGAACGTGCTGGCTGCCGAATGGGGTGGAGACACTGAAGTCGTACGCACCTCCGGTTTATCTGGCGAAGGTCTGGATGAACTGCTGGAAACATTATTGCTGACCGCAGAACTCAATGAGTTCAAGGCGAATTCGCAGCGTCCCGCCACCGGGGCCTGCCTCGAAGCCTTCCGTGATGAAGGTCGCGGTCCACTGGCCTGGCTCATTGTGCAGAAGGGGACACTCCGTCGCGGAGACGTCGTTCTGTGTGGGCAGGCTTACGGCAAAGTACGGTCCATTTTCAACGAACATCAGCAGGAACTCGATGAAGCTCCGCCATCGACACCGGTCATGCTGGCAGGTCTCGATATCGTTCCTGCTCCTGGTGATAAGTTTGTGGTGCTCGACGATCTGGATCTGGCTCGTGAGATTGCCGAGCGGCGACGGATGGCTGGCCGACAGGTCTCGCTCTCTTCGCGCGGTGGTAAACGAACGCTGGAAGATATTCTCAACGCTGCCCGCGAGGGTGAAATTCAGGATCTGGGTGTGATCGTTAAGGCCGATACGCCAGGTTCTCTGGAAGCTCTGCGAAGTGAAATCGGGAAGTTTGAACATCCCGAAGTTCGCGTTCGCATCCTGCACGAAGGTGTCGGTGGCGTCAACGAAAGTGATGTCTATCTCGCCAGTGCTTCTTCGGCAATCATTATTGCCTTCCATGTGATTCCTGAAGACCGGGCAGCGGCTCTGGCACTGCAGGAGAATGTGGAAATCCGCCGTTACAACATCATTTATGAAGTGATTGACGAAATTAAGCAGACTCTGGAAGGGATGCTCAAGCCGGCCAAGAAGGAAGTCACACTGGGCCGGGCGATTGTCCTGCAAACGTTCAATATCAGTCGTTTTGGCACAATTGCCGGTTGCCGCGTGTTGAATGGAACGATCGAGCGAACCAACCGCATCCATGTGATTCGAGACCAGAAGGTGCTGAACTCTTACGCGATTGCCTCGCTCAGGCGTGAGAAAGACGACAGCCGTGAGGTTCGCGAAGGGATGGAATGCGGTATCCGACTGGAAGGATTTAATGACGTGAAGGAAGGGGATCTGCTGGAAGCCTACAAGATCGAAGAAGTCAAACGGACATTCGATTAA
- the nusA gene encoding transcription termination factor NusA: MNGNEVLRIVDSIHRDKSIDKEIVFEGVEQAILSAARKHFGEEEVIEVHIDRTSGQPMVKTNGREIDRDELGDILGRISAQTAKQVMIQKIREAERDTLFDEYAQLRGQIVSGTVTRNEGSAITVNIGKAEAILPRSEMIPGESHRPNERIRAVVLEVKKMGPRVRVVLSRAHPDFVRRLLELEIPEVNERIIEIRSLAREAGYRTKVAVSCADSNIDPVGACVGVRGARIRNVGEELGGERIEVVRWNDSLQVLVPNAMQPSEVEDVILCPMLGRVLVLVRDDQLSLAIGKRGQNVRLASKLVGWDIDVMTREELDQQLDQAVVAYSQIPGVSEELAEGLVSQGFLSFEDLSVIEPDELMEMGSLTQEQADVIVEYAERESERIEKEQDLRRATEKAERQSQEREQRRAEEARASSPPVESKVPPAAESTSEASVEEAAGNKS, encoded by the coding sequence ATGAACGGCAATGAAGTGCTGCGGATCGTGGATTCGATCCATCGCGATAAGAGCATCGACAAGGAGATTGTCTTCGAAGGGGTGGAGCAGGCCATTCTTTCGGCTGCGCGGAAGCACTTTGGTGAAGAAGAAGTCATCGAGGTTCATATTGATCGCACCAGCGGTCAGCCGATGGTGAAAACCAATGGTCGCGAAATTGACCGCGATGAACTGGGTGACATTCTTGGCCGCATCTCGGCTCAGACTGCCAAGCAGGTCATGATTCAGAAGATTCGTGAAGCTGAACGTGATACGTTGTTTGATGAATATGCCCAGTTGCGAGGGCAGATTGTCTCCGGGACAGTGACTCGCAATGAGGGAAGTGCCATTACGGTCAACATTGGCAAGGCGGAAGCGATTCTACCTCGCAGTGAAATGATCCCGGGTGAATCGCATCGTCCGAATGAGCGAATTCGTGCCGTGGTGCTGGAAGTAAAAAAGATGGGCCCTCGCGTTCGAGTGGTGCTGTCTCGAGCTCATCCCGATTTTGTCCGCCGCCTGCTTGAACTGGAAATTCCTGAAGTCAACGAGAGGATTATCGAGATCCGGTCATTGGCTCGGGAAGCTGGGTACCGAACAAAAGTGGCTGTCTCCTGTGCCGACAGCAATATCGACCCGGTCGGTGCCTGCGTGGGTGTGCGTGGTGCCCGTATTCGCAATGTGGGCGAAGAGCTGGGTGGAGAGCGAATTGAAGTTGTTCGCTGGAATGATTCCCTCCAGGTGCTCGTCCCGAATGCGATGCAGCCCTCGGAAGTGGAAGATGTCATTCTTTGCCCGATGCTGGGCCGGGTGCTGGTACTTGTGCGGGATGATCAGCTTTCTCTGGCGATTGGCAAACGGGGCCAGAATGTGCGTCTGGCTTCTAAGCTGGTGGGCTGGGATATCGACGTGATGACTCGTGAAGAGCTGGATCAGCAGCTTGACCAGGCGGTCGTGGCCTATTCGCAGATCCCGGGAGTTTCCGAGGAACTGGCGGAAGGGCTGGTATCGCAAGGATTTCTGAGTTTTGAAGACCTGTCTGTTATCGAGCCCGACGAGCTGATGGAGATGGGCTCATTAACTCAAGAGCAGGCCGACGTGATTGTCGAATACGCCGAACGCGAAAGCGAGCGGATTGAAAAGGAGCAGGATCTTCGTCGTGCGACCGAGAAGGCCGAGCGGCAATCTCAAGAGCGGGAGCAGCGTCGGGCGGAAGAGGCACGCGCCTCGAGTCCCCCTGTAGAAAGCAAAGTGCCACCCGCTGCGGAATCGACCAGTGAAGCATCTGTCGAGGAGGCGGCCGGCAATAAATCGTAA
- the acpP gene encoding acyl carrier protein → MSSSSVEDKVIAIVSEQLSIAKEDVKLESSFIDDLKADSLDVVELVMEFEDEFGIQIPDEDYEKIKTVGDAVKYISEKQ, encoded by the coding sequence GTGTCGTCGTCGTCGGTAGAAGATAAAGTCATCGCAATTGTCAGCGAGCAACTCAGCATCGCCAAGGAAGACGTGAAGCTGGAGAGTTCGTTTATCGACGACCTGAAGGCCGACTCTTTGGACGTCGTAGAGCTCGTTATGGAATTTGAAGACGAATTTGGTATTCAGATTCCTGACGAAGATTACGAAAAAATCAAAACAGTTGGTGATGCAGTTAAGTACATTTCAGAAAAGCAATGA
- a CDS encoding tetratricopeptide repeat protein, whose amino-acid sequence MTNTHKQLSQLSSIHSSPHSITVAQLASSWLAGWSPRVVVLAFACLADAGVTDALLGIENPNSRSIAQAQLFRPSTRPPGSSTNPPTPPGAPGANMMTAPADPMQAETEAAYQRGDFPKALQLAEAMLARNPNNDIAIYLRGSARVELGIQQQDLELIRSGIEDARSALKVGGTDKINYYLPYLYGMTALAGLEEKREHAEVVIKFADSILARPNLRPEERANLQYQKAGAQVYLKNTEQAIASYLAAIQSSPQHLGAHVALASAYATAGKIAEAEAAFSNTTRVFPNNPLVFNNRGMYYQQQRKPKEAIADFSRAIQLDPRFYVAYTNRGFTYLNDGENPAAAIADFTESLRLNPQQPGIYSLRGAAKLQQGKLNEALADYNETLRLDPKNPIAMADIGFTKFFSKDYPAALASFNNAVLEDPNLRYLNPWRYLSMAYAGQEGAAAATFSDSLSKPVDKRDWMDQLVLFLAGKISEQELFNAAEPNDLNLRNAQFCEAYYFIGQQRLRAGNTAGANQFFEQALATKARYLSAYRGAGFALGKFAQ is encoded by the coding sequence ATGACCAATACGCATAAACAGTTGAGCCAATTGTCTTCCATCCACTCGAGCCCCCATTCGATTACCGTTGCACAGTTGGCAAGCAGTTGGCTGGCCGGTTGGTCTCCCCGGGTTGTCGTACTGGCATTCGCCTGCCTGGCTGATGCCGGCGTGACAGATGCCTTACTGGGAATTGAAAACCCAAACTCCCGTTCGATAGCACAAGCCCAATTGTTTCGCCCATCGACAAGGCCACCGGGTTCTTCGACAAATCCACCCACTCCTCCCGGAGCACCGGGTGCGAACATGATGACGGCTCCAGCAGATCCGATGCAGGCTGAAACCGAGGCGGCGTATCAGCGCGGCGATTTCCCCAAGGCTCTCCAACTGGCAGAAGCCATGCTCGCCCGCAATCCTAACAACGATATTGCGATTTACCTGAGAGGTTCTGCCCGTGTGGAACTCGGCATCCAGCAGCAGGATCTCGAACTCATTCGCAGTGGCATCGAAGACGCCCGCTCGGCACTCAAAGTCGGCGGCACAGATAAGATCAATTATTACCTCCCTTATCTCTACGGCATGACAGCATTAGCAGGCTTGGAAGAAAAACGGGAGCACGCCGAAGTCGTTATCAAGTTTGCCGACAGTATTCTCGCCCGGCCCAATTTACGTCCCGAAGAGCGAGCGAACCTGCAGTATCAGAAAGCCGGCGCTCAGGTTTACCTCAAGAACACCGAACAGGCGATTGCTTCTTATCTGGCAGCTATTCAATCGAGCCCACAACATCTGGGCGCACATGTCGCTCTGGCCAGTGCTTATGCAACGGCTGGAAAAATTGCAGAGGCAGAAGCCGCCTTCTCGAATACAACACGCGTCTTTCCTAATAACCCGCTCGTATTTAACAATCGCGGCATGTACTACCAGCAGCAGCGAAAGCCTAAAGAGGCCATTGCCGATTTCTCACGAGCAATCCAACTCGACCCTCGATTTTATGTGGCCTATACCAACCGTGGTTTTACCTATCTGAACGATGGGGAAAACCCGGCAGCAGCCATCGCTGATTTCACAGAATCGCTCAGACTCAACCCGCAGCAGCCCGGGATCTATAGCTTGCGAGGGGCCGCGAAATTGCAGCAGGGCAAACTCAACGAAGCACTGGCTGACTATAACGAGACGTTGCGACTGGATCCTAAAAATCCGATTGCAATGGCTGATATCGGCTTTACGAAATTCTTCAGTAAGGATTACCCAGCTGCACTGGCCTCGTTTAATAATGCCGTACTGGAAGATCCTAACCTTCGCTATCTGAATCCCTGGCGATACCTTTCCATGGCCTACGCAGGACAGGAGGGTGCTGCAGCAGCCACGTTCTCGGACAGTCTCAGCAAACCTGTCGACAAGCGGGACTGGATGGATCAACTGGTGCTCTTCCTGGCAGGCAAGATCAGCGAGCAGGAACTCTTCAATGCGGCTGAACCGAACGACCTGAACCTGAGAAATGCCCAGTTCTGCGAGGCCTATTACTTTATTGGCCAGCAGCGATTGCGAGCAGGTAATACAGCAGGTGCTAACCAGTTCTTTGAGCAGGCCCTGGCGACCAAGGCCAGATATCTTTCAGCCTATCGAGGGGCTGGCTTCGCTCTGGGCAAGTTCGCTCAGTAG
- the rbfA gene encoding 30S ribosome-binding factor RbfA, translating to MMSRRLAKASQAVLETVSLTIMRHIRDPRVKNVTVLSAEVAPDMRTARVHVSVMGTPKEQSLCMHGLQSACGFFQAKIADRLETRYTPVLTFVLDQGVKRSIETSIALREVLPTDEADSDEADSDEADSDEADSDEADSDEADSDEADSDEADSDEADSDEADSDEADSDEADSDEADSDEADSDEADSDEVDTDEADTDEAEEEGEDSLDDDLYDEEFEADEAEEAGELNEEASSSSAVDPVVTSEDLGRVSDGAAGDTDVSGESKSV from the coding sequence ATGATGTCTCGACGACTTGCAAAGGCTTCTCAGGCTGTGCTGGAAACAGTCAGCCTGACGATCATGCGGCATATCCGTGATCCACGCGTCAAGAACGTCACTGTTCTTTCGGCAGAGGTGGCTCCGGATATGCGAACCGCACGAGTTCATGTTTCGGTGATGGGGACTCCCAAAGAGCAGTCTTTGTGCATGCACGGTTTGCAATCAGCCTGCGGCTTCTTTCAGGCCAAGATCGCAGACCGACTGGAGACGCGCTATACCCCGGTGCTGACATTTGTGCTCGATCAGGGGGTCAAGCGGAGTATTGAAACGTCAATAGCCTTGCGAGAGGTTCTTCCCACTGATGAGGCTGACAGCGATGAGGCTGACAGCGATGAGGCTGACAGCGATGAGGCTGACAGCGATGAGGCTGACAGCGATGAGGCTGACAGCGATGAGGCTGACAGCGATGAGGCTGACAGCGATGAGGCTGACAGCGATGAGGCTGACAGCGATGAGGCTGACAGCGATGAGGCTGACAGCGATGAGGCTGACAGCGATGAGGCTGACAGCGATGAGGCTGACAGCGATGAAGTTGACACCGATGAAGCTGACACCGATGAAGCCGAAGAGGAGGGGGAAGATTCTCTGGATGACGATCTTTATGATGAAGAATTTGAGGCCGATGAAGCGGAAGAAGCTGGCGAATTGAACGAGGAGGCATCCTCATCGAGTGCCGTAGATCCAGTGGTGACCAGTGAAGACTTGGGTCGAGTTTCTGATGGTGCGGCGGGTGATACAGATGTCTCTGGTGAATCAAAATCGGTATAA
- the fabD gene encoding ACP S-malonyltransferase yields the protein MAKVAFLFPGQGAQHLGMGVGLSAKYPAARALFDQAREVLGFDLLEICEKGPQEQLDSTVISQPALFVASLAALESLKIEQPALVESCVASAGLSLGEYTALVFAGAMTFEEGLKVVAVRGRAMQAAADATPSGMVSALLLEPAQVEQVVVESQDAGKIWIANYLCPGNTVLSGEKAACAKAAERIEAAGGRPIPLAVAGAFHTPLMASACEDLAQAIGAVNLKSPRLPVISNVDATAHFEPEELKSLLIKQVTEPVQWESSVRELLAEGVETFYEIGPGKVLKGLLKRIDRKANCETVNDSVS from the coding sequence TTGGCTAAGGTCGCGTTTCTTTTTCCAGGACAGGGGGCTCAACATCTGGGGATGGGTGTCGGCCTGAGTGCGAAGTATCCCGCTGCGCGAGCTTTGTTTGACCAGGCCCGAGAAGTACTTGGCTTCGATCTCCTGGAGATCTGCGAGAAAGGGCCACAAGAACAACTCGATAGTACGGTGATCAGCCAGCCGGCGCTGTTTGTCGCAAGTCTGGCGGCATTGGAATCGCTGAAAATTGAGCAACCCGCCTTAGTGGAATCGTGTGTGGCCAGTGCCGGCCTGAGTCTGGGTGAATATACCGCTCTGGTTTTCGCTGGAGCCATGACATTTGAAGAAGGCTTGAAAGTTGTCGCTGTGCGTGGTCGCGCGATGCAGGCGGCAGCCGATGCGACACCTTCGGGAATGGTCAGTGCGCTACTTCTGGAGCCAGCCCAGGTCGAGCAGGTCGTGGTTGAATCTCAGGACGCCGGGAAGATCTGGATTGCTAATTATCTGTGTCCGGGCAATACCGTTCTTTCGGGGGAAAAAGCGGCTTGTGCCAAGGCGGCAGAGAGAATTGAAGCGGCTGGAGGCCGGCCGATTCCACTGGCTGTTGCCGGTGCGTTCCATACACCACTGATGGCCTCGGCCTGTGAAGACTTGGCTCAGGCGATTGGGGCCGTGAATTTGAAATCGCCGCGACTTCCCGTGATCTCGAATGTGGATGCAACAGCCCATTTTGAGCCGGAAGAACTGAAATCTTTGTTGATCAAGCAGGTCACTGAACCTGTGCAGTGGGAGTCCTCAGTCAGAGAGTTACTGGCGGAAGGTGTTGAAACATTTTATGAAATTGGCCCAGGCAAAGTTTTGAAGGGTCTGTTGAAGCGAATTGATCGCAAAGCGAACTGCGAAACTGTGAACGATAGTGTATCCTGA
- the fabF gene encoding beta-ketoacyl-ACP synthase II, translating into MARRVVVTGMSVVTALGCDLSEFWDNICSGKSGVSRLERFDPSEFKVNFGGEIKDFHPEEHFDPKEMKRLDRFCQFAMAAADKAIKQSGIDFKSYTDPYRCGVIVGSGIGGLNEIEEQHARLFDRGPSRVSPFMIPKLMVNAASGNLSVYYGLKGPSSAVSTACASASNAIGDAFRVIQSDMADVMIAGGSEAAITPMGLSGFARMGALSTRLDSPECASRPFDRDRDGFVLSEGAGVVLLEEYEHAKARGAEILAEVLGYGMSSDGNHMTAPDPEGAGAARAMANSLRDAKLNPSQIQYINAHGTSTPLGDKAESNAIMTVFGEGSKTVCVSSTKSQLGHLLGASGGVEFVVGVMTCLQGIIPPTINLDNQDPDCKLDYVPNVAREREVKCMLSNSFGFGGHNACLVVGRI; encoded by the coding sequence ATGGCTAGACGAGTCGTCGTGACAGGGATGTCGGTCGTCACTGCCTTGGGCTGCGATCTCAGTGAATTCTGGGACAACATCTGCAGCGGCAAGAGCGGTGTGTCTCGGCTGGAGCGCTTTGATCCATCGGAATTCAAAGTCAACTTTGGTGGGGAAATTAAAGATTTCCACCCCGAAGAACACTTTGATCCCAAGGAAATGAAGCGTTTGGATCGCTTTTGTCAGTTTGCCATGGCGGCAGCAGACAAGGCGATCAAGCAGTCGGGGATCGACTTTAAATCCTACACAGATCCTTACCGCTGCGGCGTGATTGTCGGCAGCGGTATCGGGGGGCTGAACGAAATTGAAGAACAGCACGCGAGGCTGTTTGATAGAGGTCCGTCCCGAGTATCTCCGTTTATGATTCCCAAGCTGATGGTGAATGCCGCCAGCGGGAATCTTTCAGTCTATTATGGATTGAAAGGCCCGAGCAGTGCAGTTTCCACCGCTTGTGCATCGGCTTCGAATGCCATTGGTGATGCTTTCCGTGTCATCCAGTCGGATATGGCTGATGTCATGATTGCGGGTGGCAGTGAAGCTGCCATTACGCCCATGGGATTGTCGGGTTTTGCCCGTATGGGGGCACTTTCGACACGTCTGGATTCCCCGGAGTGCGCCAGTCGGCCATTCGATCGTGATCGTGATGGTTTCGTGCTTTCGGAGGGTGCCGGTGTGGTGTTGCTCGAAGAATATGAGCACGCCAAAGCCCGTGGTGCCGAGATCCTGGCCGAAGTGCTGGGCTATGGGATGTCGTCTGACGGCAACCACATGACAGCCCCCGATCCTGAGGGCGCTGGTGCTGCTCGTGCGATGGCAAATTCGCTTCGCGATGCGAAGTTGAATCCATCTCAAATCCAGTACATCAACGCTCACGGAACGAGTACGCCGTTGGGTGACAAAGCCGAATCCAACGCCATTATGACAGTTTTTGGCGAAGGGTCGAAAACCGTCTGTGTCTCCAGTACGAAGAGCCAGTTAGGTCATCTTCTGGGGGCCAGTGGTGGGGTCGAGTTTGTGGTTGGAGTGATGACCTGCCTGCAGGGAATTATTCCTCCGACAATTAATCTCGATAACCAGGATCCTGACTGCAAGCTCGATTATGTGCCCAACGTGGCTCGTGAGCGTGAAGTCAAGTGCATGCTTTCCAACAGCTTTGGTTTCGGCGGCCACAACGCCTGTCTTGTTGTGGGTCGCATCTGA
- a CDS encoding beta-ketoacyl-[acyl-carrier-protein] synthase family protein, with protein sequence MSLKSKSAQDIVITGVGIVSPVGIGLSALTENLRAGATGISKSKFFPGFASPDAVTAEIGDFNEETAKKIYLKEVRRSIKLMCRDIQLGVASALMALEDSKLNMESIDHTRMGVEFGANLMLSEPAVLGGPAVAMSEITGDASFKGWGEAGYSKMEPLWLLRYLPNMPACHISIASDARGPSNSLTLDEASGNVVIGEAVRILQRGAADIMITGATGSYSHPVRTLHLALVKTLLASSPAEPARRSRPFEKDRSGFVVGEGAGTLILETRAHAEARGATIYGRVLSTGAATCVNPDGQPRYQDAVKGALKAALRSAEMEPTDIGHYNAHAAGLPEADAAEARAINEVFGSYRVPVTAPKSYVGNSSAGSGLVELMTSLAGVKAGFIPRTLNYETPDPACDVSIVTDPGVSPALKTFVSMNVTRKGQAAAVIIEVE encoded by the coding sequence ATGTCCTTAAAGAGCAAGAGCGCACAAGATATTGTCATTACTGGCGTGGGAATTGTCAGTCCCGTCGGAATTGGTCTGTCGGCATTAACAGAAAATTTGCGTGCCGGGGCCACCGGAATATCGAAGTCGAAGTTCTTCCCGGGATTCGCCAGCCCCGATGCAGTGACCGCTGAGATCGGTGATTTCAACGAAGAAACTGCAAAAAAAATCTATCTGAAAGAAGTCCGGCGAAGCATCAAGCTGATGTGCCGGGATATTCAGCTTGGCGTGGCCAGTGCTCTGATGGCTCTGGAAGATTCCAAGCTCAATATGGAATCTATCGATCATACGCGGATGGGTGTGGAGTTCGGTGCGAACCTGATGCTCAGCGAACCGGCTGTGCTGGGTGGCCCTGCCGTCGCGATGAGTGAAATCACTGGTGATGCGAGTTTCAAAGGCTGGGGAGAAGCGGGCTACAGCAAAATGGAGCCATTATGGCTGCTCCGCTATCTGCCGAACATGCCAGCCTGTCATATCAGTATTGCTTCCGATGCTCGCGGCCCAAGTAACTCGCTGACTCTCGATGAAGCGTCGGGAAATGTGGTGATCGGTGAGGCCGTCCGCATTCTTCAGCGTGGTGCTGCAGATATCATGATCACAGGTGCCACAGGTTCGTATTCACATCCAGTGCGTACTCTGCACCTGGCACTGGTCAAAACATTGTTAGCCTCCTCACCGGCTGAACCAGCCAGAAGATCGCGACCATTTGAAAAGGATCGGAGTGGTTTTGTGGTTGGGGAAGGGGCCGGAACATTGATTCTGGAAACCAGAGCACATGCGGAAGCGCGCGGCGCCACGATCTACGGGCGAGTCCTGTCGACGGGTGCTGCCACATGCGTGAATCCTGATGGACAACCTCGCTATCAGGATGCGGTGAAGGGGGCTCTCAAGGCCGCCTTGAGAAGTGCAGAAATGGAACCGACAGACATTGGTCATTACAACGCTCATGCCGCTGGTCTGCCCGAAGCTGATGCTGCGGAAGCCCGCGCGATTAACGAAGTTTTTGGCAGCTACCGTGTGCCTGTCACCGCTCCCAAGAGTTATGTCGGCAACTCTTCGGCAGGCTCAGGACTGGTGGAATTGATGACCTCGTTAGCTGGTGTGAAAGCAGGATTTATCCCGCGTACTTTGAACTACGAGACTCCAGATCCTGCCTGCGATGTTTCGATTGTGACAGACCCTGGCGTGAGTCCTGCGCTGAAGACTTTTGTATCAATGAACGTGACTCGCAAAGGTCAGGCAGCAGCGGTGATTATCGAAGTGGAATAG